In Oncorhynchus keta strain PuntledgeMale-10-30-2019 chromosome 19, Oket_V2, whole genome shotgun sequence, a single genomic region encodes these proteins:
- the LOC118398087 gene encoding protein rapunzel-like yields the protein MAEAGQIRKTAAKVLGCVEKVSSFASSIDPLFGIVSSLVGVVRTGLVGEEAHALDKDFQVVHGKLQSISAKNHQCLRQIRVDEVNETFGKYEEYIKHQYTAFSSMVTMVRKDPEGARRHMANFERAYERDKSDLSLDVYYRGVMGTGSVFGRSLLKVYLEHCDGDRRVMEHRCSHLGHLFHIGLIALMAYTAVTEDDEEEVREKWAKRVEDIQAKMQEVLGQCKEEEERSPP from the coding sequence ATGGCTGAGGCCGGGCAAATCAGAAAGACAGCGGCCAAGGTGTTGGGTTGTGTGGAGAAGGTCTCCTCCTTCGCCTCATCCATCGACCCCCTCTTCGGCATCGTCTCCTCCCTGGTGGGGGTGGTGCGCACAGGCCTGGTGGGCGAGGAGGCGCACGCCCTGGACAAGGACTTCCAGGTGGTACACGGCAAGTTGCAGAGCATTTCGGCGAAAAACCATCAGTGCCTGCGGCAGATCCGTGTAGACGAGGTCAATGAGACGTTCGGCAAGTATGAAGAGTACATCAAGCACCAGTATACCGCCTTCAGCTCCATGGTGACGATGGTGAGGAAGGACCCAGAGGGAGCACGGCGCCACATGGCCAACTTCGAGCGGGCCTACGAGAGGGACAAGAGTGACCTGAGCCTGGACGTGTACTACCGAGGCGTCATGGGCACCGGGTCGGTGTTTGGAAGGTCCCTGCTGAAGGTGTACCTGGAGCACTGCGACGGAGACCGCAGGGTTATGGAGCACCGGTGCTCTCACCTGGGCCACCTGTTCCACATCGGCCTGATCGCTCTCATGGCCTACACAGCGGTGACGGAGGACGACGAGGAAGAGGTGCGGGAGAAGTGGGCCAAGCGTGTGGAGGACATCCAAGCCAAGATGCAGGAGGTTTTGGGCCAGtgcaaagaggaggaggagaggagtccgCCCTAA